The DNA window gccctcttcttctccggctCCGATCGTGAGGCCCGATCCCTAGCCGATTCGGTCGAGGCGACGCTGGCCCCATCTTCGTCTCGGTCCTCCTTATCCACGTCGAGTTGGTCATGAGCCCGCTTCTTTTTCGGCGATGCGACATGTTCCTTGAGACTCGCGTTTTGGGCGTCGGAAACATCGTCAGCGGGGGTTTCGGCACGGTTTTCGTCGGCAGCAGACTCATGGCCCGAGTCAGCGGCATCCTCAGGCGGGGGGTCCGAGATGGAAGATTGCTTCAgctctcggcgggcggcgcgggtctCTGCATCTTCGCTAGACTCGACGTGCGCCGGTTCGTTCTTGGGGCTGGCCCCTTGGCTGTCGTCTGCCATGATGCTTCACGCCAGCGCGGGGCAGAGGGAGAAGTGCGGCGTTGGTCGTGTAGCCGCCAGGGCCAGTTGGGGCTTGGGTATTGTCTTGGCTTCGAAGGGGTCGAGGCAATCGCTGAGTATcttgggcgacgacgatgcgggaCTCAGCAGCCTAATGGAGTAAGAATaggaagacgacgcctcgCGCACGTCGCTCGTCACGGGGATGATGCGGTCGGCGCTGTATCAATGTCGCGTTCCCGTGGTCAGCAGCGCGTGCTCCCTTGGGGATGGGCGAGGAAAGGACGAAAGTGTGGAGCGCCAGACGCTGCGTGGGATGCGAAGCTCAGCGTCCGTGGTGGACTGCAGCGATGGAGGATGCCCGTCTTTGGTTGCCCAATCAGTGACATGGTGAACCCGGCGGGGGGGGACGGTGGAGCGCCGggggtcggcgaggtcgggcAAGGAGGGGGTCTGCTGGTGGCCactggagctggaggcgtGCGGTACCCAAGCAAGCGCACTGAACAGGCAAGGTAAGGTAGCTGTAGCACCGAATAAGGCAACCTTGGAACCTACCCTGATTTAGTACGTCACTACCTCCCTCATACAGAtaggtagtagtactacAGGCAGATAGGTACTCGGTACTGTATGGAAGGTACCAAGATAATCGTTGTTGGCGGCCTGGGAGCTCTGGACCTCGATAGCTCGACTCACTGCAATACCTAGCACCCTGATACAGATTTAGCATCTCATACTGCCCGGCCAACCGCCACCGTCACAAGAAAACGGGTAACTCTGCCGCAGATTCCCGGAGCACTAGTGCATGTACCAGTGCCGTGCTTGCGGTTCATGCTATTCATAGTCATCATCCATGACGACCCCTTGAACTATTTGACCATGACGTTCTACAATGGGTGTCGGGGCGTGTTCTCCTGTTGGTAGATTTGACTCAAGTTCAAGAACGCATGCCTGAATCAAAAGGAACTAAGATACTACAGTACCGAGGAACCTGTGATGCAACTCTCTGGCGTGAGGTGAATGTCCGTGGCACCGAGCTTCAACCACCTCGCCCCAATGCGTGTGGCGAACTATGCTCTCGGAGAGATCCTACTCAGGCACGTCTCGAGAGAGCCACAGGCGCAAACAAGCGTCGTCCCTTGTTCTGCAAAATTGAGAATCGACAGCAACTTGGCAAGCCCTCCTGGCAAAAGCCAGACTGGGCTTCCCCTCTAAATCCAGTGCGCGACCGTTGCCTGCCGCTGAGCTCGCGACATACAGCTCGAATTTGAGGCTCAGCTATGCGCCCGTAGCTTTTACCAACGACGAATAGCCTGCCGACTACTAGCAGAAGCGTCATCATTGTGCACAGGTGGTTAAAATACAAAGACTCCATGGCGCATCATGATCGCCACGCTCTCCTCTCGTCTTGCTGCACCAACGCCATGACAGGGAGAAGTGGCTCAGCTGATGAAGCAGAGGCAGCCCAGTCCCAGGTAGAAGACGAGCAGCGGGtagacggcgatggcgacgcggttcttgacgacgccgctgccgccaagaATGCTCACGCCGGCCGCAAGGGACCAAGAGATGAGCACCAGATAGACCGGGATACGCGCGATCCAATGAAGCTTGAGCGCCGACATGAGAGCAGCCAGGACGAGCGGAAACAGGGTGTAGCCAATTATGCACACGCTCTGGGCAAAGGAGCTATTGCACGGTCAGCAAAGGTGGCTCAGAATCGAGGGTTCGTCCGCCAACATACATGTTGCCGCCCAAAAGCTTGATCTGAAGCGTGACGACGGCTTCTCCCAACCAAATCATGGCAAAGACACCGCTGAATACGGCGTCCTTCTGGTCGGCGCGAGCAGTGAAGCTGAGCAGGAGACTGAGAAGCAGGCAAAAAATCAGCGGCCCCCACAAGTCCCAGTCCCGCAGACCGGGGCTCATGTTGCTCTGCAAGAGAGCTTCGGCGTCCATGacgcggctggcgaggccggTCAGCTCCTCCCTTGTACCTGATATGCCGGCACCGCGGAGGTTAGAATAGGCCCCACGAAGGCCACCTTCGGAGTCGAACATTGTCCCCCCCAACAAGTACCGCGGGTAAAGAACTTCTCTCAGCTTGGCCCAGACGGCAAGCAAGTCGCGACGCAGTGTCTCCCAAACCGTTTCATCAATGGTATTCTGCGGCGCCCGACGATCCTCGCCCGGGATTGACGATGTCAGGTAGTTCTCGTTGagcggccgagacgaggaGCTAGAGCCAATGTTTCCCGCCAGCGGTTGACGAGAGGACTGGTTCCCGAGGGGATCATCGAAGTCGTTGAGATCGGCTGTCGAGTGGCAGCAATGTCAGCGCCACATGCTTCAGTGAACACGACCAGACCGGCGGTGACCATTGCAAACAAAGGGCCACGAACCATCATCCGGGTCAATCAGGTCATCATCTTCTAGTGAAGGATGGCTGTAATTTCCTCTAGCACTGGAAGAGGCCATGGCGGTTGTGATGTGCTgtgtgcgggcgggcgggcagcgtcgcgAAGAGCTGTTTGGGTATCTATGGCGATcaaggctgcggcgggcctgTAGAAAGGACGCGAGCGATAAGAGACAAGGCGAGAATTAGCTTCTTGGGCGTTGAGTCGATCCGTACGAGACCCAAGTGCGACGCGCGACGGCTGGCCGTTGGATGTCAAGACGGGTGCCAGGGAAAGGCTGACGTGTGTCGATTGAGGTTGGAGCAATCTGGCCAGCTTCCTGGCGCCCGTGGTACCTCACTAGGCGTACTTTGGCTAGGTGCCAGGTGGGTTGTTTGCTGCCCACCTACctgtacctaggtaccttagaGGTACCTAAGGGGGGGCGACCAGGGGGGGGCGATGTCCCACTGAGAGCCACCCGTGCCTGCCCATCCCAAGACAGATGCTAGTAGTAGACGATGTATGGGACCCGAGTGCAGGCTACAAAGTATAGAGTACCTCACTCATCAAAGCATGTAGTACGCCTATTTACGCAGAGGTACTAGGACCCCATATCTGACTTTGGGCTAGCTTCCCCTGAGTaataggtaccttacctgcctgtctgtctaTATGGCTAGGGCATTACCTTAGTACTAGTActagtaagttagtacctaggtactaagttagtaggtagtacctCAGATACAAGCTCACCACGAACCGCGCATGCGCGCGTGCATGCCTGCAAGGTCTCCCGAGGTTACCTcagtactaacgttagtacctgGGTAGTCCCTTATTATTGACTGACTTGGTACTGTGCTCCGGACCTTCGTGCCTTTGCCTGGACGACTTACAAGCTTCCTCCCACCTCAAAATACTCACCAAGTGAACGTTTCTTCGGCGCCTCAagccgcgcgggcgacgtgcaTAGCTGTTTCGATctgcgcctccgccgtcgacctgctgACACACGTTGGCGAGGCATTCCTCGCCTCTCTACTCCCCCTCATTAAAACCTTCGCGTCACTCACCCAACTTGTCGGCGAGCAGGGTCGTCCGCTCGCTTCTTACGCTGACACCACGCACGGAACCTTCGGCGCCTCATGACAGTGCATTTGAACCATCCGACTGGGCTCGCTCATCTGTGCGGCCTTTCACATCAGCGAGCGCTATCTGTGCGATCGCCTCTTCGGCATCGCGCGGCGCATTCGACGGGCCCCGTACCTGACTTTTCGCCAAACAGCCCTTCTGCGCAAGGAGCCGTGTCATGACCACAACTATGGACAACCCTTTCGAGCTGCCAAAGTTGCGCGTTTCATTCGGCTTCGAGGTAAGTCACAGCGGACGTGAATAGGCACTAGTCATCTCACTGACGCGCCATCTGCAGAACGACACGCGATTCCTAGGGTTTGATGACAACGTGGCAGGCACGTACATGTTCTCATCAGCTGCCGTTGCTCGCGCGTGCCTCGGAATCCCCTTTCTAACTAGTAATCTTATGATACAGAGTTCTTTGACGTCAAATTTTGTCCCTTTCAGCCCCTCGACTGCGACCCCGTTTTCGCAGCAATAAGCAAGAAACATGTCAGTCTCCATCGTTCCTTTCGTTCCCAGCGACGACCCGAGCTCAGTCAGGAGTAGATTGTTTTGTGCAGGCTTTCACAAAACTCTGGTGATTCAAACCCATGCGATGTCATCAAGATTATTCGAGACGACGATGTACGTCCACCATGCAGCCACCCATAGTCGAGTCTATCTAACCAGCCTCCTCACCGTCCAGGCCGAAGCATCTGGCTGTTGTTGCACTTGGACCAGAAACCCCATGACCGGGGAGCCATATATTTGCGTTGGGGGCGGCGATGCAAAGGTCAAGATATATGATGCCACCGATGGCAGCCTCGCCGAAGTAAGCATATCAGATGGGATCAAGGACGATGAACCTCCCAAATGCTGACCACATCTCGGCAGTGTTTTGttgggcacggcggcgtgcgtgATGACCCCTCCTCAATTTTCCATGCTGATGGCATTGGGCTGAACTCTTTCCAAGGATGTCAACGACCTGGCAACATCTCCGATAGATTCTTCTGTCATCGCCTCTGCTTCAGATGATACGAGCGTCCGCATATGGAGCATCGACCCCAAGCACAAGGAACAGCCCTGTCTGTGTATTCTCGCTGGGGAAGGGCACTCTTGGAACTTACTTAGTCTGGTACTGCTCCTGCGCAAACATGATGATACTGCATACCAAAAAGTTCCAGCTGACCAGGATGCCGTTGCAAGGCATTTCACGACACTGGCCGATATCTTCTTTCTGCCGGGCACGATCAGGTTATCAATCTGGTTCGTTTCTTTCCTCAGGCTCATTGCTGTCCAAACGCTTTCCTTCGGCTAACTCGAAGTCTATTTCACCAGTGGACTATTCCTGATCTTCCTGTCGAGCCCATAGCCACGCCTCTTCAAGTCCACTACCCTCATTTTTCTACATCGGCCGTTCACAGCGGCATTGTCGACTGGTAGGTTCAGGGTGCTCGCCAGTAGACCTTGCGAACGTGCTGACGATGCGGCACCAGCGTCGCGTTCTATGGCGATCAAATCCTGTCCAGGGCGTGTCATGATAATGTCATCGTGCTCTGGAGAATCGAAGGCTTCTCTTCCGACGGGCCTCCGCCAGCTCCCAGCACGGCGCCCACGCTGCAAAACGTCGTACCGACTAGCAACGAAGATCCCGGGAGGCTGACGCGCTCGGCGTTTGTCCCAGCAACCTCTCCCATATGTCCTGCGCAGTACACCCGGCTGCTTGAGTTCCACACGCCCAGTTGCGGGCCGCAGTTCTTCATGAGATTTAAGCTGCATCACGTTCCCGGACAGAACCCTGTCCTCGCCTTCTGTAACGCGGCAGGTAACATTTTCTTCTGGG is part of the Purpureocillium takamizusanense chromosome 7, complete sequence genome and encodes:
- a CDS encoding uncharacterized protein (COG:U~EggNog:ENOG503NX8V~TransMembrane:5 (o164-182i189-212o218-237i249-273o279-297i)), translating into MASSSARGNYSHPSLEDDDLIDPDDADLNDFDDPLGNQSSRQPLAGNIGSSSSSRPLNENYLTSSIPGEDRRAPQNTIDETVWETLRRDLLAVWAKLREVLYPRYLLGGTMFDSEGGLRGAYSNLRGAGISGTREELTGLASRVMDAEALLQSNMSPGLRDWDLWGPLIFCLLLSLLLSFTARADQKDAVFSGVFAMIWLGEAVVTLQIKLLGGNISFAQSVCIIGYTLFPLVLAALMSALKLHWIARIPVYLVLISWSLAAGVSILGGSGVVKNRVAIAVYPLLVFYLGLGCLCFIS
- a CDS encoding uncharacterized protein (COG:K~EggNog:ENOG503NXXM), whose translation is MTTTMDNPFELPKLRVSFGFENDTRFLGFDDNVAEFFDVKFCPFQPLDCDPVFAAISKKHIVLCRLSQNSGDSNPCDVIKIIRDDDAEASGCCCTWTRNPMTGEPYICVGGGDAKVKIYDATDGSLAECFVGHGGDVNDLATSPIDSSVIASASDDTSVRIWSIDPKHKEQPCLCILAGEGHSWNLLSLAFHDTGRYLLSAGHDQVINLWTIPDLPVEPIATPLQVHYPHFSTSAVHSGIVDCVAFYGDQILSRACHDNVIVLWRIEGFSSDGPPPAPSTAPTLQNVVPTSNEDPGRLTRSAFVPATSPICPAQYTRLLEFHTPSCGPQFFMRFKLHHVPGQNPVLAFCNAAGNIFFWDLKRLTVYRDIIGTLRDGRRDKSKAIQLPNWLKPVIPRQRSDAVGRLRNAGSDRDSNASGQTGHTDNNSNSNSNSNSNTNTNTNTNSNNTTDFSPETLESWASRYSIEDPQEPLRAHKTESSSANFVGRQAAWSPGGEWCVVVGSSNTTLVLQRWAK